Proteins from a genomic interval of Amycolatopsis sp. cg13:
- a CDS encoding peptidase dimerization domain-containing protein, whose product MPAGYLGGMESDEDRHDRTDHEIELLAERLWAWSREPADDQAPDLGPLAAAGFEVTGRTAAYGAGRPRVALLLPSDRLREFGHNLVSAAVLGAALATVRTLQSGSVVVTDRPADEIDAVLTFQPGVHTWAAAPLAARTELRVTVHGNSGPAPEDSTDAVASLVQVFTAIAALRARLPAGATVQGIVTHGGESTDVVPDFAEARFGLRAPDSEALGRVVTEVTAAAEGAAMATGTKANVERFGPIHARFQDNPVLSGHFARHLAACGIHASPSGAAAVPGRAEVGDLSVRMPTIHPSVALHDPVRAVGSRAFAEATGSPRARTVLLATASALARTASDLLAHPALVRQAWDNFADRARRSG is encoded by the coding sequence TTGCCCGCTGGGTACCTGGGCGGCATGGAGTCCGACGAGGACCGGCACGACCGGACCGACCACGAGATCGAGCTGCTCGCCGAGCGGCTCTGGGCCTGGTCCCGCGAACCGGCCGACGACCAGGCGCCCGACCTCGGGCCGCTCGCCGCCGCCGGTTTCGAAGTGACCGGCCGCACCGCCGCGTACGGCGCCGGACGCCCGCGCGTCGCCCTGCTGCTCCCTTCCGACCGGCTTCGCGAATTCGGGCACAACCTCGTCTCCGCGGCGGTGCTCGGCGCGGCACTCGCCACCGTGCGGACGCTGCAATCCGGTTCCGTCGTCGTCACCGACCGCCCCGCCGACGAGATCGACGCGGTGCTGACTTTCCAGCCCGGTGTGCACACCTGGGCCGCCGCGCCGCTCGCCGCGCGGACCGAACTGCGGGTGACCGTGCACGGGAATTCCGGCCCAGCGCCCGAGGACAGCACCGACGCGGTCGCCTCGCTGGTGCAGGTCTTCACCGCGATCGCCGCGCTGCGGGCCCGGCTTCCCGCGGGTGCGACGGTGCAGGGAATCGTGACGCACGGCGGGGAATCCACCGACGTGGTGCCCGATTTCGCCGAAGCCCGCTTCGGGTTGCGCGCGCCGGATTCGGAGGCGCTCGGCCGGGTGGTCACCGAGGTGACCGCTGCTGCTGAAGGCGCCGCGATGGCGACTGGGACCAAGGCGAACGTCGAACGGTTCGGCCCGATTCACGCGCGGTTCCAGGACAATCCGGTGCTGTCCGGGCATTTCGCCCGGCATCTCGCGGCGTGCGGGATCCACGCGTCCCCTTCAGGTGCGGCGGCGGTGCCCGGGCGGGCCGAGGTGGGCGACTTGAGCGTGCGGATGCCGACGATCCATCCGTCGGTCGCGCTCCACGATCCGGTGCGCGCGGTCGGCAGCCGGGCGTTCGCCGAGGCGACCGGCTCGCCGCGAGCCCGGACAGTGCTGCTCGCGACCGCGTCGGCGCTGGCGCGGACCGCGTCGGACCTTCTCGCACACCCCGCGCTGGTGCGGCAGGCCTGGGACAATTTCGCCGATCGCGCGCGCCGGAGTGGCTAG
- a CDS encoding phosphatase PAP2 family protein, which produces MAVLTPETPTVPLSAPRHALAPRRRSRTAVLVAAAIGFAGAFVVAYLLFVRTEAGQRAEDGVVRFAQNLPRSTVDWARPLAGIDGVEVFGAAGIVIVALAVLRKRFALGVTALVLYLLPLAAAQLLKIYLLDRPDVGSAGAPHHNSFPSGHVSAATAVLLALAVVLPARFRTWVLAVGAPGVAWVAAATVALSWHRLSDTVGACLLVAAVVSAGAAVVSARRPDGGRVPVVLTGVALLGPTVVVLGGYVVLASATSVPARFVAALVLAALSAVAVVLLAAGPLRRVNFDPSGARNRLRDGESR; this is translated from the coding sequence ATGGCAGTGCTGACTCCTGAAACGCCGACCGTGCCCCTCTCCGCGCCCCGGCACGCGCTCGCCCCTCGACGGCGTTCGCGGACCGCCGTGCTGGTCGCGGCCGCGATCGGGTTCGCGGGCGCGTTCGTCGTCGCCTACCTGCTGTTCGTGCGGACCGAGGCCGGGCAGCGCGCCGAAGACGGGGTCGTCCGCTTCGCGCAGAACCTTCCGCGGTCCACTGTGGACTGGGCGCGCCCGCTGGCCGGGATCGACGGGGTCGAGGTGTTCGGCGCGGCCGGGATCGTCATCGTGGCGCTCGCCGTGCTGCGCAAGCGGTTCGCGCTCGGGGTGACCGCGCTGGTGCTGTACTTGCTGCCGCTGGCCGCCGCGCAACTGCTCAAGATCTATCTGCTCGACCGGCCGGACGTCGGCTCGGCCGGAGCCCCGCACCACAACAGCTTTCCGAGCGGGCACGTGAGCGCGGCGACCGCCGTGCTGCTGGCGCTGGCCGTGGTGCTGCCCGCGCGGTTCCGGACCTGGGTGCTCGCCGTGGGTGCGCCCGGCGTCGCCTGGGTGGCCGCGGCGACCGTCGCGCTGAGCTGGCATCGCCTGTCGGACACCGTCGGCGCGTGCCTGCTGGTGGCCGCGGTGGTGTCGGCGGGCGCGGCGGTCGTCTCGGCTCGGCGTCCGGATGGCGGGCGGGTTCCGGTGGTGCTGACCGGGGTCGCGTTGCTCGGCCCGACGGTGGTGGTGCTGGGCGGGTATGTGGTGCTGGCGTCGGCGACGTCGGTTCCGGCTCGGTTCGTGGCGGCGCTGGTGCTGGCGGCGTTGAGTGCGGTGGCGGTGGTGTTGCTGGCGGCTGGGCCGCTCCGGCGGGTGAATTTCGACCCGTCCGGGGCGCGGAATCGGTTGCGCGACGGGGAGTCTCGTTAA
- a CDS encoding MarR family winged helix-turn-helix transcriptional regulator, giving the protein MSAVPSLLRDLLPRLNELSGSLRRGKLFERAVEATGLPLERPAMTVLGILHIEDAPLRVGEIANRMNVVGPHVTRQVQGLESRGLVRRVADPDDQRARLIELTAEGKAAAERYIGVIEDWFAGAMSDWTAEDRQLLDRLVTRLVEDLTARLSDLD; this is encoded by the coding sequence ATGTCCGCCGTCCCTTCCCTGCTCCGGGACCTGCTGCCCCGGCTGAACGAGCTGAGCGGGTCGCTGCGCCGGGGCAAGCTGTTCGAGCGCGCGGTCGAGGCCACCGGGCTGCCGCTGGAACGGCCGGCGATGACCGTGCTCGGCATCCTGCACATCGAGGACGCGCCGCTGCGGGTCGGCGAGATCGCGAACCGGATGAACGTCGTCGGGCCGCACGTGACGCGGCAGGTGCAGGGGCTGGAAAGCCGCGGGCTGGTGCGGCGCGTGGCCGACCCGGACGACCAGCGGGCCCGGCTGATCGAGCTGACCGCGGAAGGAAAAGCCGCGGCCGAACGCTACATCGGCGTCATCGAAGACTGGTTCGCCGGCGCGATGAGCGACTGGACAGCGGAAGACCGCCAGCTCCTCGACCGGCTGGTGACCCGGCTGGTCGAGGACCTGACGGCCCGGTTGTCCGATTTGGACTGA
- a CDS encoding pirin family protein, with protein MSNVETDPAELACGGDPVDPGKVEVLDARSVPLGGPRAMPVRRTLPQRQRSLIGAWCFADHYGPDDTSVSGGMSVGPHPHTGLQTVSWLFTGEIEHRDSLGSHAMVRPGELNLMTGGHGICHEEVSTPETTTLHGVQLWVALPDEHRHTARDFQHYAPPATELDGATARVFLGTLAGETSPVKTFTPLLGAEIVLEPGAELSLDADPSFEHGVLLDTGEVTFAGTPLQQAQLGYLGIGATTLRLHNPGSSPARVIVLGGPPFGEEILMWWNFVGRSHDEIAEYREAWEANSDQFGAIDPYPGGPARLPAPPMPAVRIKPRRNPS; from the coding sequence ATGAGCAACGTCGAGACCGACCCGGCCGAACTAGCGTGCGGCGGCGACCCCGTCGACCCCGGCAAAGTCGAGGTCCTCGACGCCCGCTCGGTGCCCCTCGGCGGCCCGCGGGCCATGCCGGTCCGCCGCACCCTGCCGCAACGGCAGCGCTCGCTGATCGGCGCGTGGTGCTTCGCCGACCACTACGGCCCCGACGACACCTCCGTCAGCGGCGGCATGTCCGTCGGCCCGCACCCGCACACCGGCCTGCAAACGGTGAGCTGGCTGTTCACCGGCGAAATCGAACACCGCGACAGCCTCGGCTCCCACGCGATGGTCCGTCCCGGCGAACTCAACCTGATGACCGGCGGCCACGGCATCTGCCACGAAGAAGTGTCGACGCCGGAAACCACGACGCTGCACGGAGTCCAACTGTGGGTCGCGCTCCCCGACGAGCACCGCCACACCGCCCGCGACTTCCAGCATTACGCGCCACCGGCCACCGAACTCGACGGAGCCACCGCCCGCGTCTTCCTCGGCACCCTTGCCGGAGAAACCTCGCCGGTGAAGACGTTCACTCCCTTGCTGGGCGCGGAAATCGTCCTCGAGCCGGGCGCGGAGCTCAGCCTCGACGCGGACCCGTCCTTCGAGCACGGTGTCCTGCTAGACACCGGAGAAGTCACCTTCGCGGGCACCCCGCTGCAGCAAGCTCAACTTGGCTACCTCGGCATCGGCGCGACCACACTCCGCCTGCACAACCCCGGCTCCTCCCCGGCGCGGGTGATCGTGCTCGGCGGCCCGCCGTTCGGCGAGGAGATCCTGATGTGGTGGAACTTCGTCGGCCGCAGCCACGACGAGATCGCCGAGTACCGCGAGGCGTGGGAAGCGAACTCCGACCAGTTCGGCGCGATCGACCCGTACCCCGGCGGCCCGGCGCGGCTGCCCGCTCCCCCGATGCCCGCGGTGCGGATCAAACCGCGCCGCAACCCCTCGTGA
- a CDS encoding response regulator — MAVVLVIEDDASVREGMELALRRQGHTVHTAATGEDGVAQLRERAPDLVVLDLMLPGIDGFETCRRIRALGQVPIIMLTARSDDFDIVAGLEAGADDYVVKPIEPRVLDARIRAVLRRTAPEPGAAGPEQHGDLVIDRAGMLVRKHGEQVSLTPTELKLLLEISRTPGQVYSRSQLLASVWGHDYLGDSRLVDACVQRLRAKIEDVPARPDHVQTVRGFGYRFGRS, encoded by the coding sequence GTGGCTGTGGTGTTGGTGATCGAGGACGACGCGTCCGTCCGCGAGGGCATGGAGCTGGCGCTGCGCCGTCAAGGACACACGGTGCACACCGCCGCGACCGGCGAGGACGGCGTCGCGCAGCTGCGTGAACGCGCGCCGGACCTCGTGGTGCTCGACCTGATGCTGCCCGGCATCGACGGGTTCGAGACGTGCCGCCGGATCCGTGCGCTCGGCCAGGTGCCGATCATCATGCTCACCGCGCGCAGCGATGATTTCGACATTGTCGCCGGGCTCGAAGCGGGCGCGGACGACTACGTCGTGAAGCCGATCGAACCGCGCGTGCTCGACGCCCGCATCCGCGCGGTGCTGCGGCGCACCGCCCCCGAACCCGGTGCCGCCGGCCCCGAACAGCACGGCGACCTGGTGATCGACCGGGCCGGGATGCTGGTGCGCAAGCACGGCGAGCAGGTCTCGCTCACGCCGACCGAACTGAAGCTGCTGCTGGAGATCTCGCGCACGCCAGGCCAGGTGTACAGCCGCAGCCAGCTGCTCGCCTCGGTGTGGGGGCACGACTACCTCGGCGATTCCCGCCTGGTCGACGCGTGCGTGCAGCGGCTGCGCGCGAAGATCGAGGACGTTCCGGCGCGACCGGACCACGTGCAGACCGTGCGCGGCTTCGGCTACCGGTTCGGCCGCTCGTGA
- a CDS encoding alpha/beta fold hydrolase, producing MGTTDLSLPDGRNLRVHDSGGDGFPLVWHHGTPQSGRLLSPVVEAAAARRFRVVSYGRPGYGGSTPHVGRTVGSAAEDVRQLAEALDLPRFAVLGASGGGPHALACAAGLPDRVTAAVSLAGLAPYSEDYDWYGGMVDDSSLRAARKGRETRLQHGETQEFDPTSFTDADWIALRGTWGPLGQDAGASGDVAAEADDDLAYVRPWGFSAADVRVPVLLVHGGEDQIVPVSHSEWLVRNLPDAELWLRPRDGHISVLNALPTALDWLRNLLDR from the coding sequence ATGGGGACGACTGACCTATCGCTGCCGGACGGCCGGAATCTTCGAGTGCACGACAGCGGGGGCGACGGCTTTCCGCTGGTGTGGCACCACGGAACTCCGCAGTCCGGCCGCCTGCTGTCGCCCGTGGTGGAGGCCGCCGCCGCGCGACGTTTTCGGGTGGTTTCCTACGGCCGACCTGGGTACGGCGGGTCCACCCCTCACGTCGGGCGAACCGTGGGCTCGGCTGCCGAGGACGTGCGACAGCTGGCGGAGGCACTGGACCTGCCGCGTTTCGCGGTGCTGGGCGCGTCCGGCGGCGGTCCGCACGCGCTGGCCTGCGCCGCGGGATTGCCGGATCGGGTGACGGCCGCGGTGTCGCTCGCCGGTTTGGCGCCGTACTCCGAGGACTACGACTGGTACGGCGGGATGGTCGATGACAGCTCGTTGCGCGCCGCCCGCAAAGGCCGGGAAACCCGGCTGCAGCACGGAGAAACGCAAGAATTCGACCCGACAAGCTTCACCGACGCGGACTGGATCGCGCTGCGCGGCACGTGGGGCCCGCTGGGTCAGGACGCCGGTGCTTCCGGTGACGTGGCCGCCGAAGCCGACGACGACCTCGCGTACGTGAGGCCGTGGGGATTTTCGGCTGCCGACGTGCGGGTTCCGGTGCTGCTGGTGCACGGCGGGGAGGATCAGATCGTCCCGGTCAGCCACAGCGAATGGCTCGTGCGGAATCTCCCGGACGCCGAGCTGTGGCTGCGTCCGCGCGACGGGCACATCTCGGTGCTGAACGCGCTGCCGACCGCGCTCGACTGGCTGCGCAACCTCCTCGACCGCTGA
- a CDS encoding FAD-dependent monooxygenase: MSRSVLISGASIAGPALAYWLNRYGFAVTVVEKAAAVRGGGYPIDMRGPAVEVLRRMGLEERVRARHVDTRRLTFLDGDGGVLNSVAPTVITGDESGYDIELARGDLTSALYDAVRADVEFRFSESIATLDDRGDGVDVTFSSGRSQSFDLVIGADGLHSKTRSLALGPEEEFHRYLGYCFAGFTMPNYLGLSHEGMSWAVAGRSASLYAAGNSDRDQVHGFLVFTHADAPFYAFADPAAQRDLVASRFEGCGWEVPRMVEAMRSADDLFFDVVSQIHMPVWSKGRVALAGDAAHATSFLSGQGSSLAMIGAYLLAYELADAPHDVAFAAYEKRSRAFVEANQALATGGSALMSPRTEAEVAARSSALLALDGLPGSEHSEVHNLLTLPPERATV, from the coding sequence ATGAGCAGGAGTGTGCTGATCTCGGGGGCGAGCATCGCGGGCCCGGCGCTGGCGTACTGGCTGAACCGGTACGGCTTCGCGGTCACCGTGGTGGAGAAGGCGGCGGCGGTGCGCGGCGGCGGATACCCGATCGACATGCGGGGCCCGGCGGTCGAGGTGCTGCGGCGGATGGGGCTGGAGGAGCGGGTGCGGGCGCGGCACGTCGACACCCGGCGGCTGACGTTCCTCGACGGGGACGGCGGCGTCCTGAACAGTGTCGCACCGACCGTGATCACCGGGGACGAGTCCGGGTACGACATCGAACTGGCGCGCGGCGACCTCACCAGCGCGCTCTACGACGCGGTCCGCGCCGACGTCGAGTTCCGCTTCTCGGAGTCGATCGCGACGCTGGACGACCGCGGCGACGGGGTCGACGTGACCTTCTCCAGCGGCCGGAGCCAGTCGTTCGACCTGGTCATCGGTGCGGACGGACTGCACTCGAAGACGCGTTCGCTGGCCCTCGGGCCGGAGGAGGAGTTCCACCGCTACCTCGGCTACTGCTTCGCCGGATTCACCATGCCGAACTATCTCGGTCTGTCGCACGAGGGCATGTCCTGGGCGGTCGCGGGCCGGTCGGCGTCGCTCTACGCCGCGGGCAACAGCGACCGGGACCAGGTGCACGGGTTCCTCGTGTTCACCCACGCCGACGCCCCCTTCTATGCGTTCGCCGACCCGGCCGCGCAGCGCGACCTGGTCGCGAGCCGCTTCGAGGGCTGCGGCTGGGAGGTGCCGCGGATGGTCGAGGCGATGCGCTCGGCGGACGATCTGTTCTTCGACGTGGTCAGCCAGATTCACATGCCGGTCTGGTCGAAGGGCCGCGTCGCGCTGGCCGGGGACGCCGCGCACGCGACGTCGTTCCTGTCCGGGCAGGGGTCGAGCCTCGCGATGATCGGCGCGTACCTGCTGGCGTACGAGCTGGCGGACGCTCCGCACGACGTCGCGTTCGCGGCGTACGAGAAGCGGTCGCGGGCGTTCGTGGAGGCCAACCAGGCGCTGGCGACGGGCGGGTCGGCGCTGATGTCGCCGCGGACCGAGGCCGAGGTCGCGGCGCGGAGCTCGGCGTTGCTGGCGTTGGACGGGCTGCCGGGGTCGGAGCACAGCGAGGTGCACAACTTGCTGACGCTGCCGCCGGAGCGCGCGACCGTCTGA